Proteins encoded within one genomic window of Camelina sativa cultivar DH55 chromosome 19, Cs, whole genome shotgun sequence:
- the LOC104766859 gene encoding leucine-rich repeat extensin-like protein 4: MMMKKKKGTNFKLLCLLLFLGLIQTNGFGIGVGVGIGGGDGDGDDGVWIGAGGGNPNSNPGSAPKQQTTNAAYRALQSWKTAITEDPSGFLKTWVGEDVCSYRGVFCSGSFVTSIDLNKANLKGTIVKDLSLLSDLTILHLNSNRFSGQIPDSFRNLDSLQELDLSNNGFSGSFPQVTLYIPNLVYLDLRFNEFTGSIPESLFNKQLDAILLNNNQFTGEIPRNLGYSTASVINLANNRLSGEIPTSFGITGSKLKEVLFLNNQLTGCIPESVGLFSDIEVFDVSFNSLMGHVPDTISCLSEIEVLNLGHNKFSGDLPDLVCALRNLINLTVSFNFFSGFSSQCSSLSVGFDFTGNCIPGKGYQRSQPDCSAIPGGQLSCLRIPAQPLTCAGISVGLKVTKSP, encoded by the coding sequence atgatgatgaagaagaagaaaggcacCAACTTTAAGCTACTCTGTTTACTTCTGTTCCTGGGTTTGATCCAGACAAACGGATTCGGCATTGGAGTTGGGGTAGGAATCGGCGGCGGAGACGGAGACGGTGACGACGGAGTTTGGATCGGTGCCGGCGGTGGAAACCCTAATTCCAATCCTGGCTCAGCTCCAAAGCAGCAGACAACAAATGCAGCTTACAGAGCTCTTCAATCTTGGAAAACCGCAATCACAGAGGATCCATCAGGTTTTCTAAAGACATGGGTCGGCGAAGATGTCTGCTCATACAGAGGCGTGTTCTGTTCTGGCTCCTTTGTTACCTCAATAGATCTAAACAAAGCGAATCTCAAAGGCACCATTGTCAAAGACCTCTCTTTGCTCTCGGACCTAACCATTCTCCATCTCAACAGCAACAGATTCTCAGGTCAAATCCCAGATTCTTTCAGGAATCTTGATTCACTTCAAGAACTCGATCTCAGCAACAACGGGTTCTCCGGTTCTTTCCCTCAAGTCACACTCTACATCCCAAACCTGGTTTACCTCGATCTCCGGTTCAACGAATTCACCGGCTCTATACCGGAGAGTCTCTTCAACAAACAACTAGACGCGATTCTCCTCAACAACAACCAGTTCACCGGAGAAATCCCCCGGAACCTCGGTTACTCCACAGCTTCGGTGATCAATCTCGCCAACAACAGATTATCCGGCGAAATACCGACGAGTTTCGGCATAACCGGTTCGAAATTGAAAGAGGTTCTGTTCTTGAATAACCAATTAACCGGTTGTATACCGGAATCAGTTGGTTTGTTCTCCGACATTGAAGTCTTCGACGTTAGTTTCAACTCCTTGATGGGTCATGTCCCTGATACGATCTCTTGCTTGTCGGAGATTGAGGTTTTGAATCTCGGCCACAACAAATTCTCCGGCGATCTTCCCGATTTGGTTTGCGCTTTGAGGAATCTGATAAACCTCACcgtttctttcaatttcttctctGGGTTTAGCTCCCAGTGCTCGAGTCTTAGCGTCGGGTTTGATTTCACCGGGAATTGTATTCCCGGTAAAGGTTATCAGCGGTCGCAGCCGGATTGTTCTGCGATTCCCGGCGGCCAGTTGAGTTGTCTTAGGATTCCGGCGCAGCCGTTAACTTGTGCTGGGATTAGCGTGGGATTGAAGGTGACGAAGTCACCATGA
- the LOC104766858 gene encoding AP-4 complex subunit sigma, giving the protein MGIRFILMVNKQGQTRLAQYYEWLTLEERRALEGEIVRKCLARNDQQCSFVEHRNYKIVYRRYASLFFMVGVDDDENELAILEFIHLLVETMDKHFGNVCELDIMFHLEKAHFMLEEMVMNGCIVETSKANILSSIQLMDKAH; this is encoded by the exons ATGGGAATAAGGTTCATATTGATGGTGAACAAGCAAGGCCAGACTCGTCTGGCTCAGTACTACGAGTGGCTCACTCTTGAGGAGCGTCGAGCTCTCGAAGGCGAAATCGTCCGTAAATGCCTCGCTCGCAACGACCAGCag TGTTCATTTGTCGAACATCGCAACTACAAGATAGTCTACAGACGTTAcgcatctctcttcttcatggTTGGGGTCGATGACGACGAA AACGAGCTGGCGATTCTAGAGTTCATACATCTTTTGGTGGAGACAATGGACAAGCATTTTGGAAACGTG TGTGAGCTTGACATAATGTTCCATCTGGAGAAAGCTCATTTCATGCTGGAAGAAATGGTGATGAATGGTTGCATTGTGGAGACAAGCAAAGCCAACATACTTTCATCCATACAACTTATGGACAAAGCCCATTAA
- the LOC104766857 gene encoding inositol oxygenase 2 isoform X1, translating into MTILVEHVVPDSRVEEKKLTEERNEELVLDGGFVVPQSKETNGFDAPDMNFLGHSFRDYENDLSERQQGVEEFYRMQHIHQTYDFVKKMRKEYGKLDKMEMSIWECCELLNSVVDESDPDLDEPQIQHLLQTAEAIRRDYPNEDWLHLTALIHDLGKVLLLPEFGGLPQWAVVGDTFPVGCTFDLANIHHKYFKGNSDNNNPKYNTKNGVYNEGCGLDNVLMSWGHDDYMYLVAKENGTTLPHAGLFIIRYHSFYPLHKAGAYTHLMNDEDRDDLKWLHVFNKYDLYSKSKVQVDVEQVKPYYVSLINKYFPAKLKW; encoded by the exons ATGACTATTCTGGTTGAACATGTCGTTCCTG ATTCGAGAGTCGAGGAAAAGAAACTGACAGAGGAGAGGAATGAGGAATTGGTGTTGGATGGAGGCTTCGTGGTTCCACAATCTAAGGAAACTAATGGATTTGATGCTCCTGATATGAATTTCCTGGGCCATTCTTTCAG ggATTATGAGAATGATTTAAGCGAGAGACAACAAGGTGTTGAGGAATTCTACAGGATGCAACACATTCACCAGACTTATGACTTT gtgaagaagatgagaaaagagTATGGGAAACTTGACAAGATGGAAATGAGTATATGGGAATGTTGTGAGTTATTGAACAGTGTTGTCGATGAAAGCGATCCCGATCTTGATGAGCCTCAAATCCAACACCTTCTCCAAACTGCTGAAGCCATTCGGAGGGACTATCCTAACGAAGATTGGCTCCATCTCACTGCCTTAATCCATG atcTTGGAAAGGTTCTTCTTCTGCCAGAATTCGGTGGTCTTCCACAGTGGGCTGTCGTAG GCGATACATTTCCAGTTGGATGCACCTTTGACTTGGCCAATATTCACCACAAg TATTTCAAAGGAAATAGTGATAACAACAACCCAAAGTACAACACAAAAAATGGAGTTTACAATGAAGGATGTGGATTGGACAATGTTCTCATGTCATGGGGTCATGACGACTACATGTATTTG GTGGCTAAGGAGAATGGCACAACTCTCCCCCACGCTGGTCTCTTCATTATCCGATACCATTCCTTTTATC CATTGCACAAGGCCGGAGCCTACACACACTTGATGAACGATGAAGACAGAGATGATCTCAAGTGGCTCCATGTCTTCAa TAAATATGACCTATACAGTAAGAGCAAAGTTCAAGTAGATGTCGAACAAGTGAAGCCTTACTATGTTTCCCTCATCAACAag TATTTTCCGGCCAAACTAAAATGGTGA
- the LOC104766856 gene encoding vacuolar protein sorting-associated protein 32 homolog 1 isoform X1: MFMNRLFGKPKPEANTLQTLDKLNETLEMLEKKEGVLLKKAAGEVEKAKEFSRVKNKRAAIQCLKRKRLYEQQVEQLGNFQLRIHDQMIMLEGAKATTETVDALRTGASAMKAMQKATNIDDVDKTMDEINEQTENMKQIQDALSAPFGSAADFDEDELEAELQELEETELEEQLLQPVPIHVPQGKQPTRPAAQKKPTAEEDELAALQAEMAL; the protein is encoded by the exons ATGTTTATGAATCGGCTATTTGGGAAACCTAAGCCAGAGGCTAATACTCTCCAGACGTTAGACAAGCTCAATGAG ACTCTTGAGATGCTAGAGAAGAAGGAAGGTGTTCTTCTTAAGAAAGCTGCTGGAGAGGTTGAGAAAGCTAAGGAATTCTCCCGCGTTAAGAACAAACGCG CGGCCATACAATGTTTGAAAAGGAAGAGGTTATATGAGCAACAAGTTGAACAGCTTGGGAATTTCCAGCTCCGTATTCATGATCaa ATGATTATGTTAGAAGGTGCTAAAGCAACTACAGAGACTGTTGATGCTTTGAGGACCGGAGCTTCTGCCATGAAAGCTATGCAGAAAGCAAC TAACATTGATGATGTTGACAAGACAATGGATGAGATCAACGAGCAAACCGAGAACATGAAACAGATCCAGGACGCATTGTCAGCTCCATTTGGGTCTGCTGCTGATTTTGATGAG GATGAATTGGAAGCAGAACTTCAAGAACTAGAAGAGACGGAGCTAGAAGAGCAACTTCTTCAGCCTGTTCCAATCCATGTGCCCCAAGGTAAGCAACCTACTCGTCCTGCAGCTCAGAAGAAACCTACCGCTGAGGAAGATGAACTTGCTGCCTTACAAGCTGAGATGGCTCTCTAA
- the LOC104766857 gene encoding inositol oxygenase 2 isoform X2, protein MTILVEHVVPDSRVEEKKLTEERNEELVLDGGFVVPQSKETNGFDAPDMNFLGHSFRDYENDLSERQQGVEEFYRMQHIHQTYDFVKKMRKEYGKLDKMEMSIWECCELLNSVVDESDPDLDEPQIQHLLQTAEAIRRDYPNEDWLHLTALIHDLGKVLLLPEFGGLPQWAVVGDTFPVGCTFDLANIHHKYFKGNSDNNNPKYNTKNGVYNEGCGLDNVLMSWGHDDYMYLVAKENGTTLPHAALHKAGAYTHLMNDEDRDDLKWLHVFNKYDLYSKSKVQVDVEQVKPYYVSLINKYFPAKLKW, encoded by the exons ATGACTATTCTGGTTGAACATGTCGTTCCTG ATTCGAGAGTCGAGGAAAAGAAACTGACAGAGGAGAGGAATGAGGAATTGGTGTTGGATGGAGGCTTCGTGGTTCCACAATCTAAGGAAACTAATGGATTTGATGCTCCTGATATGAATTTCCTGGGCCATTCTTTCAG ggATTATGAGAATGATTTAAGCGAGAGACAACAAGGTGTTGAGGAATTCTACAGGATGCAACACATTCACCAGACTTATGACTTT gtgaagaagatgagaaaagagTATGGGAAACTTGACAAGATGGAAATGAGTATATGGGAATGTTGTGAGTTATTGAACAGTGTTGTCGATGAAAGCGATCCCGATCTTGATGAGCCTCAAATCCAACACCTTCTCCAAACTGCTGAAGCCATTCGGAGGGACTATCCTAACGAAGATTGGCTCCATCTCACTGCCTTAATCCATG atcTTGGAAAGGTTCTTCTTCTGCCAGAATTCGGTGGTCTTCCACAGTGGGCTGTCGTAG GCGATACATTTCCAGTTGGATGCACCTTTGACTTGGCCAATATTCACCACAAg TATTTCAAAGGAAATAGTGATAACAACAACCCAAAGTACAACACAAAAAATGGAGTTTACAATGAAGGATGTGGATTGGACAATGTTCTCATGTCATGGGGTCATGACGACTACATGTATTTG GTGGCTAAGGAGAATGGCACAACTCTCCCCCACGCTG CATTGCACAAGGCCGGAGCCTACACACACTTGATGAACGATGAAGACAGAGATGATCTCAAGTGGCTCCATGTCTTCAa TAAATATGACCTATACAGTAAGAGCAAAGTTCAAGTAGATGTCGAACAAGTGAAGCCTTACTATGTTTCCCTCATCAACAag TATTTTCCGGCCAAACTAAAATGGTGA